A window of Vicinamibacteria bacterium contains these coding sequences:
- a CDS encoding FAD:protein FMN transferase, with the protein MTTSRPLGPLTRRELFTLPRRQGGEEAGHWVRVHRQAMACRFEIMLAEEDAAHVAAARQALDEADRIEDALSVFRESSEVMRVNREGAVGPVAVSQTLFTLLRRCQGLHADVEGAFDPTSTPLSRTWGFLARAGRLPGAEDIAAALSLVGLDKVELNPEERTVRFPLSGMSLNFGGIGKGYALDRMVERLRARGVPRALLSAGGSSVLAFGGGPGFRVNVRSPLTTAVIARLRIQEAALGTSGAGEQYFETGGRRYGHVLDPRTGWPVSGVLSASAAAPSAADADALSTAFLVGGPGLAERYCAAHPGTLAVLVLEAEPARPLLFGGCEGLRLEEP; encoded by the coding sequence ATGACGACCTCCCGGCCCCTGGGGCCCCTGACCCGCCGCGAGCTCTTCACTCTTCCCCGCCGCCAGGGAGGGGAGGAGGCCGGCCACTGGGTCCGCGTGCATCGGCAGGCCATGGCCTGCCGGTTCGAGATCATGCTCGCCGAGGAGGACGCCGCCCACGTAGCCGCCGCTCGCCAAGCCCTCGACGAGGCAGACCGCATCGAAGACGCCCTCAGTGTCTTCCGCGAGTCCAGCGAGGTGATGCGGGTGAACCGTGAGGGGGCCGTCGGTCCCGTCGCCGTCAGCCAGACCCTCTTCACCCTGCTCCGGCGGTGCCAAGGACTGCACGCGGACGTGGAAGGCGCGTTCGACCCCACCTCGACCCCGTTGAGTCGCACCTGGGGTTTCCTGGCCCGGGCGGGGCGGTTGCCGGGCGCGGAGGACATCGCGGCCGCCCTGTCTCTGGTGGGCCTCGACAAGGTCGAGCTCAATCCGGAGGAGCGGACGGTGCGCTTCCCGCTGTCGGGCATGTCCCTGAACTTCGGGGGCATCGGCAAAGGCTACGCGCTCGATCGCATGGTGGAGCGGCTCCGGGCGCGCGGCGTGCCCCGCGCCCTCCTCTCCGCCGGGGGTAGCAGCGTGCTCGCCTTTGGCGGCGGGCCAGGGTTTCGCGTGAATGTCCGCTCCCCGCTCACGACCGCAGTCATCGCGCGCCTCCGTATCCAGGAGGCTGCCCTTGGAACGAGCGGGGCCGGAGAGCAGTATTTCGAGACCGGGGGGCGACGCTATGGCCATGTGCTCGATCCCCGCACGGGATGGCCGGTGTCGGGGGTGCTGAGCGCCTCCGCGGCCGCGCCTTCGGCGGCCGATGCGGATGCCCTTTCGACGGCCTTCCTGGTGGGCGGCCCGGGTCTGGCCGAACGCTACTGCGCCGCTCACCCGGGCACCCTCGCGGTCCTCGTGCTCGAGGCGGAGCCCGCCCGACCCCTTCTCTTCGGCGGCTGCGAGGGCCTCCGCTTGGAGGAACCGTGA
- a CDS encoding Ldh family oxidoreductase yields MSGSRRARPAPSSHPQRRKAGREVEVRFFPAPRLREFSIRVFSRLGVPEAEARIAADVLACADSRGVDSHGVARLRSYAELLAAGKINPRPVLRLVRETASTATVDGDNGLGLVVGPKVNEIAMEKAERAGTGWAVVRNSNHFGIAGYYPLRALERGMIGWAMTNSSRGVAPLWGAERMLGTNPIAIAFPAEKEPPIVIDMATSAVAYGKIEMAQREGAPIPEGWAVDRNGQATTDPGAILAGGSLLPLGSDRERGGHKGYCLALMVDVLSAVLSGANWGPFTPSFTLRGDPPLRSVGQGLGHFFGAMRVDAFRDGSEFRAQIDDFVRTLRNTRPAPGTKGPLIPGDPEREAEEERARGGIPLLPAVVKDLCEVSRQTGVPFE; encoded by the coding sequence ATGAGCGGATCCCGCCGAGCGAGACCGGCCCCCTCCTCCCACCCCCAGAGGCGCAAGGCCGGCCGCGAGGTCGAGGTTCGCTTCTTTCCCGCCCCGCGCTTGCGCGAGTTCAGCATCCGCGTCTTCTCCCGCTTGGGCGTGCCGGAGGCGGAGGCTCGGATCGCGGCCGACGTCCTCGCCTGCGCGGATAGCCGCGGCGTCGATTCGCACGGTGTCGCTCGCCTGCGCAGCTACGCCGAGCTCCTGGCGGCGGGAAAGATCAACCCCCGGCCGGTCCTGCGGCTGGTCCGGGAGACGGCGAGCACGGCCACCGTGGACGGCGACAACGGTCTTGGCCTGGTGGTGGGGCCCAAGGTCAACGAGATCGCCATGGAGAAGGCCGAGCGGGCGGGCACGGGCTGGGCGGTCGTCCGCAACAGCAACCATTTCGGCATCGCCGGCTATTACCCTCTGCGGGCCCTGGAGAGGGGCATGATCGGCTGGGCCATGACGAACTCCTCGCGGGGGGTGGCGCCGCTCTGGGGGGCGGAGCGCATGCTGGGCACCAACCCCATCGCCATCGCCTTCCCCGCGGAAAAGGAGCCCCCGATCGTGATCGACATGGCCACCTCCGCGGTGGCCTACGGCAAGATCGAGATGGCCCAGCGGGAGGGGGCTCCCATACCCGAGGGTTGGGCAGTGGACCGCAATGGCCAGGCCACCACCGACCCTGGGGCCATCCTGGCGGGCGGGTCCCTTCTCCCCCTGGGGTCCGACCGCGAACGCGGCGGCCACAAGGGCTATTGTCTGGCCCTGATGGTGGACGTCCTCTCCGCGGTTCTCTCCGGGGCCAACTGGGGCCCCTTCACTCCCTCTTTCACCCTGCGCGGTGACCCTCCCCTCCGCAGCGTCGGCCAGGGCCTCGGCCATTTCTTCGGGGCCATGCGCGTGGATGCCTTCCGTGACGGATCGGAGTTCCGGGCCCAAATCGACGACTTCGTCCGCACCCTGAGGAATACCCGGCCCGCACCCGGTACGAAGGGGCCTCTCATTCCCGGCGATCCCGAACGCGAGGCCGAAGAGGAGCGCGCACGGGGTGGGATCCCCCTCCTGCCCGCGGTGGTCAAGGACCTGTGCGAGGTCTCCCGCCAGACCGGCGTCCCCTTCGAGTGA